A single region of the Balaenoptera ricei isolate mBalRic1 chromosome 12, mBalRic1.hap2, whole genome shotgun sequence genome encodes:
- the SLC22A2 gene encoding solute carrier family 22 member 2 isoform X2: MPTVDDILEHIGEFNFFQKQTFLLLSLLSAAFTPIYVGIVFLGFTPDHRCRSPGVAELSRRCGWSLAEELNYTVPGPGPEGQAFPRRCRRYEVDWNQSALGCMDPLAGLAANSSVLPLGPCRHGWVYDTPGSSIVTEFNLVCTNSWMLDLFQSAVNVGFFIGSVGIGYTADRFGRKLCLLITILINASSGVLVAISPTYTWMLIFRLIQGLVSKAGWLIGYILITEFVGLSYRRTVGIFYQVAFTVGLLVLAGVAYALPHWRWLQFTVTLPNFCFLLYYWCVPESPRWLISQNKDAKAMKIIKHIAKKNGKSLPASLQSLGPDEEVGEKLNPSFLDLVRTPQIRKHTLILMYNWFTSSVLYQGLIMHMGLAGSNIYLDFLYSALVEFPAAFIILVTIDRVGRRHPWAASNTVAGAACLASVFIPEDLHWLRVTVACLGRMGITMAYEMVCLVNAELYPTFIRNLGVLVCSSMCDIGGIITPFLVYRLTNIWHELPLVVFAVVGLIAGGLVLLLPETKGKTLPETIEEAENMQRPRKNKEKMIYLQVEKLDTPLN, encoded by the exons ATGCCGACGGTGGACGACATCCTAGAACACATAGGGGAATTCAACTTTTTCCAGAAACAAacatttctcctcctctctctgctctctgccgcCTTCACCCCCATCTACGTGGGCATCGTCTTCCTGGGCTTCACCCCGGACCACCGCTGCCGGAGCCCCGGGGTGGCCGAGCTGAGCCGGCGATGCGGCTGGAGCCTGGCCGAGGAGCTCAACTACACGGTGCCGGGCCCGGGGCCCGAGGGCCAGGCCTTCCCCCGCCGGTGCCGCCGCTACGAGGTCGACTGGAACCAGAGCGCCCTCGGCTGCATGGACCCGCTGGCCGGCCTGGCCGCCAACAGCAGCGTCCTGCCTCTGGGCCCCTGTCGGCACGGCTGGGTGTACGACACGCCCGGCTCCTCCATCGTGACCGAG TTTAACCTAGTGTGTACCAACTCCTGGATGCTGGACCTGTTTCAGTCGGCTGTGAATGTAGGATTTTTTATCGGTTCTGTGGGTATCGGCTACACAGCAGACAG GTTTGGCCGTAAGCTCTGCCTCTTGATTACAATCCTCATAAATGCTTCATCTGGAGTTCTCGTGGCTATTTCCCCAACCTATACATGGATGTTAATTTTTCGCTTGATCCAAGGACTGGTCAGCAAGGCAGGCTGGTTAATAGGCTATATCCTGA TTACAGAATTTGTTGGGCTGAGCTATCGGAGAACAGTGGGGATTTTTTACCAAGTGGCCTTTACGGTTGGGCTCCTGGTGCTTGCTGGGGTGGCATACGCACTTCCGCACTGGAGATGGCTGCAGTTCACAGTGACTCTGCCCAACTTCTGCTTCTTGCTCTATTACTG GTGTGTACCTGAGTCTCCTAGGTGGCTGATCTCCCAGAACAAAGATGCTAAAGCCATGAAAATCATTAAGCACAtagcaaagaaaaatggaaaatctctGCCTGCCTCTCTTCAG aGCCTTGGACCTGATGAGGAAGTTGGCGAGAAGTTGAATCCTTCATTTCTTGACTTGGTCAGAACCCCTCAGATAAGGAAACACACTTTGATCTTGATGTACAACTG GTTCACGAGCTCTGTTCTCTACCAGGGCCTCATCATGCACATGGGCCTTGCCGGGAGCAACATCTACCTGGACTTCCTCTACTCTGCCCTGGTCGAATTCCCGGCCGCCTTCATCATCCTCGTCACAATTGACCGCGTGGGTCGCCGTCATCCATGGGCTGCATCGAATACGGTGGCGGGGGCAGCCTGTTTAGCCTCGGTTTTTATCCCTGAGG ATCTACACTGGCTAAGAGTTACAGTCGCATGCTTGGGTAGAATGGGGATTACAATGGCCTATGAAATGGTCTGCCTGGTCAATGCGGAACTGTACCCCACATTCATCAG GAACCTTGGGGTCCTCGTCTGCTCTTCCATGTGTGACATCGGGGGCATCATCACGCCGTTCCTCGTCTACCGGCTCACCAACATCTGGCATGAGCTTCCCCTGGTGGTTTTTG